One Pogoniulus pusillus isolate bPogPus1 chromosome 22, bPogPus1.pri, whole genome shotgun sequence DNA segment encodes these proteins:
- the LOC135185193 gene encoding C-terminal-binding protein 2 codes for MDRHKVKRQRLDRICEGIRPPIVNGPMPARPLVALLDGRDCTVEMPILKDVATVAFCDAQSTQEIHEKVLNEAVGALMYHTITLSRQDLEKFKALRVIVRIGSGYDNVDIKSAAELGIAVCNIPSSSVEETADSTLCHILNLYRRVTWLHQAMREGNRAASVEQIREVAGGAVRIRGETLGIIGLGRVGQAVALRAKSFGFNVIFYDPYLPDGVERSLGLQRVGTLQDLLMHSDCITLHCSLNEHNHHLINDFTIKQMRQGCFLVNTARGGLVDEKALAQALKEGRIRGTALDVHESEPFSFAQGPLKDAPNVICTPHTAWYSEQASIESREDAAKEIRRAITGHIPDALRNCVNKEYLLLAAQWSSIDPATVHPELNGAAAYRFPPGVVGVATPGLPEPPVVEGIVAHGIPPVSHSAPRTPSPGETSKLDADREIPADQ; via the exons ATGGACCGGCACAAAGTGAAGCGGCAGCGGCTGGACCGGATCTGCGAAG GCATACGGCCTCCTATTGTGAATGGCCCAATGCCAGCACGGCCACTGGTTGCACTCCTGGATGGACGAGATTGCACTGTGGAGATGCCCATCTTGAAGGATGTTGCTACAGTGGCATTTTGTGATGCTCAGTCAACTCAGGAAATCCATGAAAAG GTGCTGAATGAGGCAGTAGGAGCTCTGATGTATCACACCATTACACTTTCTCGTCAGGATCTGGAAAAATTCAAAGCCCTCAGGGTCATTGTGCGTATTGGCAGTGGCTATGACAATGTTGACATCAAATCTGCAGCAGAATTAG GCATTGCAGTTTGCAACATCCCCTCCTCCTCAGTAGAGGAGACTGCTGACTCTACCCTCTGCCACATCTTGAACCTCTATCGCCGTGTTACTTGGCTGCATCAGGCCATGCGGGAAGGGAACCGAGCTGCCAGTGTAGAGCAGATTCGAGAGGTGGCTGGAGGCGCTGTGCGTATCCGTGGGGAGACTTTGGGCATCATTGGACTAG GCCGAGTTGGACAGGCAGTGGCTCTGCGAGCCAAGTCCTTTGGCTTCAACGTGATTTTCTATGACCCCTATCTGCCGGATGGAGTGGAGCGATCCTTGGGTTTACAACGAGTAGGAACCCTGCAGGATCTACTAATGCACAGCGATTGCATCACATTGCACTGCAGCCTGAATGAACATAACCATCACCTCATCAATGACTTCACTATTAAACag ATGCGCCAGGGCTGCTTCTTAGTGAACACAGCCCGGGGAGGGCTGGTAGATGAGAAAGCCTTAGCACAAGCCTTGAAAGAGGGAAGAATCAGAGGAACAGCATTGGATGTGCACGAGTCTGAGCCTTTCAG ctttgctcAGGGACCCTTAAAAGATGCTCCCAATGTGATCTGCACTCCTCACACTGCCTGGTATAGCGAGCAGGCTTCCATTGAATCCAGAGAAGATGCAGCTAAGGAGATCCGCAGAGCTATTACAG GTCACATACCTGATGCTTTGAGGAACTGTGTTAATAAGGAGTACTTGCTGTTAGCAGCTCAGTGGTCCAGTATTGATCCTGCAACTGTCCACCCAGAACTCAATGGAGCTGCAGCTTACAG GTTTCCTCCAGGAGTAGTGGGAGTAGCCACCCCTGGGCTACCAGAACCACCAGTAGTGGAGGGGATTGTAGCTCATGGGATCCCTCCTGTTTCTCACTCTGCACCACGTACCCCTTCCCCAGGAGAGACAAGCAAACTGGATGCAGACAGAGAGATTCCTGCTGACCAATAG
- the GFRA3 gene encoding GDNF family receptor alpha-3: MGLALFLGLLLSRAGALLARPRSDCIAAEQLCLSDSTCNATYRTLEHCALAKTRVLPLDHNSRVRCLNAELDLGNSSLLHCKCQRRMKRQEHCLRVFWTVHASLADGYFNLETSPYENPANEEHWKTDYNKLAAVLSGSQLSGDATNPCLKATHVCNLSKKCVRHRTDYASICTRGAGSEDTCDRRKCHRGLRNFFEKVPEDFTKRILFCPCQDELCGERRRKTIVPECSFHYSTKPNCLWLLDSCLEDHICKSRLADFQQNCQPADMSPDGCSQHNHAACLQAYMGMIGTPMTPNYISNSSVDVSLWCTCESSGNQKEKCDQILGMFESNKCLENAIWSQMHLKKEALERQEDLLYPSSISFQGDSASTSLASEMSQVDEGKTQRDISEHSNMPMASSVYSGAAVSWPSLVLFLPLLLSSH, encoded by the exons ATGGGACTCGCCCTctttctggggctgctcctctcccgAGCCG gagccctcctggcccGGCCGAGGAGCGACTGCATAGCAGCAGAACAGCTGTGCCTTTCGGACTCCACCTGCAATGCCACCTACAGGaccctggagcactgtgccctggCTAAGACGCGCGTCCTCCCACTGGATCACAACAGCAGGGTCAGATGTCTGAATGCGGAGCTGGACCTCGGGAACAGCTCTTTGCTGCACTGCAAGTGCCAGCGGCGCATGAAGAGGCAGGAGCACTGCTTACGCGTGTTCTGGACCGTTCACGCCAGCTTGGCAGATG GTTATTTCAATTTGGAGACCTCTCCCTATGAGAATCCAGCAAATGAGGAACATTGGAAGACAGATTATAACAAACTGGCAGCTGTGTTATCAG GCTCACAGTTATCAGGAGATGCAACAAATCCATGTCTGAAAGCAACTCATGTCTGCAATCTGAGCAAGAAGTGTGTCCGCCACCGCACAGACTATGCCTCCATCTGCACCAGGGGAGCAGGAAGCGAGGACACGTGTGACCGTCGCAAATGCCACAGGGGGCTCAGGAATTTCTTTGAGAAAGTCCCCGAGGATTTCACCAAAAGGATCTTATTCTGTCCATGTCAGGATGAACTTTGCGGAGAACGACGCCGGAAAACTATTGTTCCCGAGTGTTCCTTCCACTACAGCACCAAGCCAAACTGCCTCTGGCTTCTGGACTCCTGCTTAGAAGACCATATTTGCAA ATCTCGACTGGCTGACTTCCAGCAAAACTGTCAACCTGCAGACATGTCTCCAgatggctgctctcagcacaaCCATGCTGCATGCCTGCAGGCTTACATGGGGATGATTG GCACACCCATGACACCCAACTACATCAGCAACTCCAGCGTGGATGTCTCCCTGTGGTGTACCTGTGAGAGCAGCGGCAACCAGaaggagaagtgtgaccagaTACTCGGCATGTTTGAGAGCAACAAGTGCCTTG AAAATGCCATTTGGTCTCAAATGCACCTGAAGAAGGAAGCTCTAGAAAGACAGGAAGACTTGCTTTATCCATCTTCCATAAGCTTCCAAGGAGACAGTGCCAGCACATCTCTTGCTTCAGAAATGTCCCAG GTGGATGAAGGGAAGACACAGCGAGACATCTCTGAGCACAGCAACATGCCTATGGCCTCCTCTGTATATTCTGGAGCTGCTGTTTCTTGGCCATCTCTGGTTCTGTTCCTGCCTCTGTTGCTGAGCTCGCATTAA